In the Alteromonas sp. M12 genome, one interval contains:
- the glmU gene encoding bifunctional UDP-N-acetylglucosamine diphosphorylase/glucosamine-1-phosphate N-acetyltransferase GlmU: MTFSVVVLAAGKGTRMKSKLPKVLHPIADKPMVQHIIDTVNTLGAESIHLIYGHGGEQLQSALAHNQLNWCLQSEQLGTGHAVQQAVPHIKDDENVLILVGDAPLIKAQTLQQLIDVKQQSDLALLTVELDDPTGMGRIIRDGENVTAIVEHKDATDAQRQIKEINTGMMIMGGADLKRWLSALNSDNAQGEFYLTDVIEMAANEGKVIKAAHPANSVEVEGINNRKQLAMIERAYQLENAENLLMEGLYILDPQRFDLRGEISFGLDCSIDVNVIIKGKVELGNNVKIGPNCILIDCQIGDDSVIEANSIIEQAELHSGCSVGPYARLRPGAVMHDKSKVGNFVEMKKTVLGKGSKANHLTYLGDTLVGEGANIGAGTITCNYDGVNKSKTIIGDGAFIGSNSALVAPVTIGKMATVGAGSTVNTNVDDHELAVARSKQRNIQGWKRPTKKT; this comes from the coding sequence ATGACGTTTTCAGTAGTTGTACTTGCAGCGGGCAAAGGCACGCGAATGAAGTCTAAATTACCCAAAGTACTTCACCCCATTGCCGATAAACCTATGGTGCAACATATTATCGATACTGTGAACACGCTGGGCGCTGAAAGCATTCATTTAATTTATGGCCATGGTGGCGAGCAACTGCAATCGGCATTGGCGCATAATCAACTCAATTGGTGTTTACAATCAGAGCAATTGGGTACTGGCCATGCGGTTCAGCAAGCGGTTCCTCATATTAAAGATGACGAAAACGTTTTGATCTTGGTGGGTGATGCGCCTTTAATTAAAGCGCAGACATTGCAGCAACTAATTGATGTTAAACAACAATCAGATCTAGCACTGTTGACCGTTGAATTGGATGACCCCACAGGAATGGGACGTATTATTCGAGATGGTGAAAATGTTACCGCCATCGTAGAACATAAAGATGCCACAGATGCTCAACGTCAAATAAAAGAAATTAATACCGGCATGATGATCATGGGCGGCGCTGACCTGAAACGTTGGTTATCAGCGCTAAACAGTGATAACGCACAAGGTGAGTTTTATCTCACAGACGTCATCGAGATGGCTGCCAATGAAGGTAAAGTGATTAAAGCTGCTCACCCAGCAAATTCGGTGGAAGTAGAAGGGATTAATAACCGTAAGCAATTGGCAATGATAGAACGGGCTTACCAGCTGGAAAACGCTGAGAACTTGCTGATGGAAGGCTTGTATATTTTAGATCCCCAACGTTTCGATTTGCGCGGTGAAATTTCATTCGGTTTAGATTGCAGCATTGACGTTAATGTCATCATTAAAGGCAAAGTGGAGTTAGGCAATAATGTAAAAATTGGCCCTAATTGCATTTTGATTGACTGCCAAATCGGCGATGATTCGGTAATAGAAGCGAACTCTATAATTGAGCAAGCTGAATTGCATAGTGGCTGCAGTGTCGGTCCATATGCTCGACTCAGACCAGGGGCTGTAATGCATGATAAGTCTAAGGTTGGTAATTTCGTAGAAATGAAAAAAACCGTATTAGGCAAAGGTTCTAAAGCCAACCACCTAACCTATTTAGGCGATACGCTGGTTGGAGAAGGAGCCAATATTGGTGCAGGCACCATTACTTGTAACTATGACGGTGTGAATAAATCCAAAACTATTATCGGTGACGGCGCGTTTATTGGCTCCAATAGTGCGTTAGTCGCGCCAGTGACAATCGGGAAAATGGCCACAGTAGGCGCTGGTTCAACGGTCAATACTAATGTCGATGATCATGAATTGGCGGTCGCTCGGAGCAAACAGCGAAATATACAAGGTTGGAAACGACCGACCAAAAAGACTTGA
- a CDS encoding sensor domain-containing diguanylate cyclase produces the protein MNAFRTLHRSILILFAVVVISIVTLVHFTASKIVAEQSRAQQQSISPAITLIIDQLLEPLHVSETLAKAKELKDLMKDKDIDEEAMFSMLTRLESEFDMEFFIASESSRMQYNSDKTKLALVEDKVDWYFRYKAAPNDAIADIGQWQDPHFYIDLKVYDGDDNFLGFFGISKSLDSFVEIFDQYKREYGYDFIFVDQDNNIALSSDPNLIVENATFKTLESLDWYKTLDISKLPDGSLNNLLVKTSGVDALIAEVKVEPFGWTMYLLTPLEARQTEISRSFIISVVTLLVIIFVLFMLIYHLLYYFKQDMQKNFQTDPLTRLPNRNKVELRYAEMMDKGLQVGVILIDIDHFKAVNDTHGHNAGDNVLRQISNMLSNQLRHGDVVGRWGGEEFVLLLPDTSPDQAYDVAQKLRESMSNMTASTGSAAVQVTASFGVSHTDTLRPLTEVLGYADDALYQAKRDGRNIVRMQLSKSE, from the coding sequence TTGAACGCCTTTCGAACTTTACATCGTAGTATTTTAATTTTGTTTGCCGTAGTGGTTATTTCAATAGTAACCCTTGTTCATTTTACAGCGTCAAAAATTGTTGCTGAGCAAAGCCGAGCTCAACAGCAATCCATTTCTCCTGCTATTACTTTAATTATTGATCAGCTTCTTGAACCCCTTCATGTATCCGAAACATTAGCCAAAGCCAAAGAACTCAAAGATTTAATGAAAGACAAAGACATTGATGAAGAAGCAATGTTTTCTATGCTCACAAGACTCGAAAGCGAGTTTGATATGGAGTTTTTTATTGCCAGTGAAAGCAGCCGTATGCAATACAACTCAGACAAGACAAAACTGGCATTAGTCGAAGACAAAGTGGATTGGTATTTTCGCTACAAAGCTGCTCCTAATGACGCTATAGCTGATATTGGTCAATGGCAAGATCCACATTTTTATATCGATTTAAAAGTGTATGACGGTGATGATAACTTTCTCGGCTTTTTTGGGATCAGTAAAAGCCTCGACAGTTTCGTGGAAATTTTTGATCAGTACAAACGCGAATATGGCTACGATTTTATTTTTGTGGACCAAGACAATAATATCGCACTTTCTTCAGATCCTAATTTAATCGTTGAGAATGCCACATTTAAAACCCTTGAAAGTTTAGATTGGTATAAAACGCTAGACATCAGCAAATTACCCGATGGTTCACTGAATAATTTGTTAGTTAAAACCTCCGGTGTAGATGCGCTCATTGCGGAAGTGAAAGTTGAGCCTTTCGGCTGGACTATGTATTTGCTGACTCCTTTGGAAGCAAGACAAACTGAAATAAGCCGCAGCTTTATCATTAGTGTTGTCACGTTGTTGGTGATTATATTTGTATTGTTTATGCTGATTTATCACCTGCTGTATTATTTTAAGCAAGACATGCAGAAAAACTTCCAGACCGATCCTCTTACACGTTTGCCGAATCGTAATAAAGTCGAATTACGCTATGCTGAAATGATGGATAAAGGACTACAAGTAGGGGTGATTCTGATTGACATTGATCACTTCAAAGCGGTGAATGACACCCACGGCCACAACGCGGGTGACAATGTACTTCGTCAAATATCAAATATGTTAAGTAATCAGTTACGACACGGTGATGTTGTAGGTCGCTGGGGTGGTGAAGAGTTTGTACTGTTGTTGCCAGACACAAGTCCTGATCAAGCCTACGACGTGGCACAAAAGTTACGTGAAAGCATGTCGAATATGACCGCTTCCACCGGCTCAGCTGCAGTTCAAGTAACTGCTAGCTTTGGCGTATCACACACCGACACGCTGCGCCCTCTAACCGAAGTGCTAGGTTATGCAGACGATGCTTTGTATCAGGCCAAACGAGACGGTCGTAATATTGTCAGAATGCAATTATCAAAATCAGAGTAG
- a CDS encoding DMT family transporter, translated as MRLKDVFELVMLGAIWGSSFLYMRSATPEFGAFALVAVRTGIAALCLLPLLFLRKKVSVVRQYWRPILFVGLVNTAIPFVMFSYSTVLLGAGMASILNATAPMFGAIVAFLWLKERLTGLSVFGLFIGFSGVVVISLVRTGIDLHLSVLPILAALGSTFAYGIAACYTKKHLTGINTLAIATGSQVFATLALIPFAVMLWPQQMPSFDAWVQVIVLGVVCTGFAYILYFRLIANVGASKAITVAYLVPVFGVLWGVLFLQEMLTLGMLLGAGLILFGVSLTTGVIKFRLKLA; from the coding sequence ATGAGATTAAAAGACGTATTCGAATTGGTGATGTTAGGTGCAATTTGGGGATCATCCTTTTTGTACATGCGTTCTGCCACACCAGAGTTTGGTGCTTTTGCCCTTGTCGCAGTGCGCACAGGAATTGCCGCCTTGTGTTTATTACCACTGCTATTTCTTCGTAAAAAGGTCTCAGTTGTTAGGCAGTATTGGCGTCCCATTTTATTTGTAGGATTAGTTAACACTGCCATCCCTTTTGTTATGTTTAGTTACAGTACCGTGTTATTGGGGGCTGGCATGGCCTCTATTCTGAATGCTACCGCCCCAATGTTTGGCGCTATTGTTGCCTTTTTGTGGTTGAAGGAACGACTAACAGGCTTGTCGGTTTTTGGCCTATTTATTGGCTTTAGTGGCGTGGTTGTGATCAGTTTGGTTCGTACTGGAATTGACTTACATTTGTCTGTGTTACCTATTTTGGCGGCGCTAGGCTCAACATTCGCTTACGGAATTGCTGCTTGCTACACCAAAAAACATCTTACCGGAATCAACACTCTTGCCATAGCAACGGGTAGTCAAGTCTTTGCTACGCTTGCTTTAATTCCCTTTGCCGTAATGCTTTGGCCGCAACAAATGCCATCATTTGATGCGTGGGTGCAAGTGATAGTGCTTGGGGTCGTTTGCACCGGTTTTGCCTATATTTTGTATTTCCGGTTAATTGCTAATGTGGGTGCATCCAAAGCCATTACCGTTGCGTATTTGGTGCCAGTATTTGGGGTGTTATGGGGCGTGTTGTTTTTACAAGAAATGCTAACTCTAGGCATGTTGTTGGGGGCAGGGTTAATTTTATTCGGAGTGAGCCTCACAACAGGTGTGATTAAGTTTAGACTCAAACTCGCCTAG
- a CDS encoding methylated-DNA--[protein]-cysteine S-methyltransferase: MTHSSDLFYSYLETPIGQIEVCANSQCIVSIYFSESQQDIYQGNPITEEAVTQLNAYFEGKLTRFQLPLGAVGTDFQRQVWQALANIPFGATCSYADIANQLHKPKAVRAVGAANGKNPLSIVVPCHRVIGKNGTLTGYAGGLERKSWLLEFEQKGQ; this comes from the coding sequence ATGACGCATAGCAGTGATTTATTTTATAGTTATCTCGAAACGCCCATAGGGCAAATAGAAGTTTGTGCAAATAGTCAGTGTATTGTTTCTATATATTTTTCAGAATCTCAACAAGACATTTATCAAGGCAACCCCATAACGGAAGAGGCAGTAACTCAATTGAATGCCTATTTCGAGGGTAAGTTAACCCGTTTTCAATTACCTTTGGGTGCTGTAGGTACTGACTTTCAGCGCCAAGTTTGGCAGGCTTTAGCAAATATTCCTTTTGGTGCGACATGCAGTTATGCTGATATAGCCAATCAATTACACAAACCCAAAGCCGTTAGAGCTGTAGGGGCGGCAAATGGCAAAAACCCACTTTCTATCGTTGTTCCTTGTCATCGAGTGATTGGCAAAAATGGCACACTTACCGGTTACGCCGGCGGATTAGAACGTAAGTCATGGCTATTAGAATTTGAACAAAAAGGTCAATAA
- a CDS encoding AlkA N-terminal domain-containing protein: MNTKQIYQQARKSRDPRFDGQFYVAVKSTGIFCRPICPAPSPKEQNVEYYELAPLAMQAGFRPCLRCRPDSAPGSFAWKGTTTTLERGIKLLRAHPELNVEDICEKLGVSDRYLRDLFQKKLGISPKKFRLFDQLLMAKNLLHNSTLSIDDIAIASGFTSARRLQANLQSNLQLTPTQIRKSAASKITSPHGSEQGMKSASLHIQLAYRAPYNWPHLRDFLKLRAIAEIETVTENSYSKGFTYGNALGHFTATLNATKNCFDVSLSINDLSCFQAVVMQIRRLLDLDCDPHIIHTSLQATGLPHDIIVPGIRIPGVWSAFEAACRAILGQQISVKAAVNLVSQLAHELGGSYQQQRLFPSPEAIAESDLSFLKIPDKRRQCLRDLAKFQVQNGLLSDWQSIKGIGPWTVAYANMRGLSNPDIWLDSDLVIKKQIQQHLLNPDAAAPWRSYLTFQLWSMA; this comes from the coding sequence ATGAATACCAAGCAAATATACCAACAGGCGCGCAAGTCCCGTGATCCTCGATTTGACGGACAGTTTTATGTGGCAGTGAAAAGCACGGGCATATTTTGTCGGCCAATTTGTCCTGCGCCTTCACCAAAAGAACAAAATGTCGAATATTATGAATTGGCACCTTTGGCGATGCAGGCGGGCTTTCGTCCGTGTTTACGTTGCCGCCCTGATAGTGCACCGGGTTCTTTTGCTTGGAAGGGCACCACTACTACACTCGAACGGGGCATCAAATTACTGCGTGCTCACCCCGAGTTAAATGTTGAGGATATTTGTGAAAAATTGGGTGTCAGCGATCGCTATCTGCGTGATTTGTTTCAAAAGAAGCTGGGAATATCACCTAAAAAGTTTCGTTTGTTTGACCAGCTATTGATGGCTAAAAATTTATTACACAACAGCACATTGTCGATTGACGATATAGCTATCGCTAGCGGCTTCACTAGTGCCCGTCGGTTACAAGCTAACCTGCAATCCAACTTGCAACTCACGCCGACTCAGATTCGTAAGAGCGCAGCCAGCAAAATCACCTCGCCCCACGGCAGTGAGCAGGGTATGAAGTCAGCCTCATTACACATTCAGTTGGCGTATCGAGCCCCTTACAACTGGCCGCATTTACGTGACTTTTTAAAACTACGGGCGATTGCTGAGATAGAAACCGTGACTGAAAATAGTTATAGCAAAGGATTCACCTATGGCAATGCGCTAGGGCATTTTACTGCTACTTTAAACGCTACCAAGAATTGTTTTGACGTGTCGCTCAGCATCAATGATTTGAGTTGTTTTCAAGCTGTGGTAATGCAAATCCGGCGTTTATTGGATTTGGATTGCGATCCGCATATCATTCACACGAGTTTGCAGGCCACCGGGCTACCCCATGACATTATTGTTCCAGGAATTCGAATTCCTGGTGTATGGAGTGCTTTTGAGGCTGCTTGTCGAGCCATTTTAGGGCAACAAATTTCAGTTAAAGCCGCGGTCAATCTGGTTTCTCAATTAGCTCATGAACTTGGCGGAAGTTATCAGCAGCAACGACTTTTTCCTTCCCCTGAGGCTATTGCCGAGTCAGATTTGAGCTTTCTTAAAATCCCTGACAAACGCCGACAGTGTTTACGGGATCTTGCCAAGTTCCAGGTTCAAAATGGGCTGTTAAGTGACTGGCAAAGTATCAAAGGAATTGGCCCTTGGACGGTGGCTTATGCCAATATGCGCGGGCTTTCCAATCCGGATATCTGGTTAGATTCTGATTTGGTGATCAAAAAACAAATTCAACAACACCTTTTAAATCCCGATGCAGCGGCTCCATGGAGGAGCTATCTTACTTTTCAATTGTGGAGCATGGCATGA
- a CDS encoding serine hydrolase domain-containing protein: MKHNVPGYILVFIRKGEPAKVISYGLTENFGQKIDTDTVFRLASVSKTFAGVLMAKKVAEKQFTWQTPILEIVPEYGFNRLDPNPITLGHLLSQSSGYIPNAYDNLIEANYSLKRVLGQLAKLEPLCSPGKCYTYQNALFGVLEDYYINHKSSYGKELSETIFKPLKMPHASTGRQGLQSSPKWAKPHVAITRSKWRETKVQDDYYRYGPAAGVNASIEDMAIWVRAMLGEYPEVIPPEIVDTVTSEKIKTTRELRRRDWRRFLKDAHYGLGWRIYDFKGHKLNYHGGWVKGYRADVSFAPDQKVGYAMLMNAESNLINSFTAKFWQAYFESYEETQKRQLAKQTGG, translated from the coding sequence ATGAAGCACAATGTGCCTGGTTATATTCTTGTTTTTATTCGTAAAGGCGAACCGGCTAAGGTGATTAGTTATGGTTTGACTGAAAATTTTGGTCAAAAAATTGATACCGATACTGTGTTTAGATTGGCCTCTGTGTCGAAAACATTCGCCGGTGTGTTAATGGCCAAAAAAGTCGCAGAAAAACAGTTTACGTGGCAAACACCGATACTAGAGATTGTGCCCGAATACGGCTTTAATCGGTTAGATCCCAATCCGATAACCCTTGGACATTTGTTAAGCCAGTCCAGTGGATATATCCCCAATGCTTACGACAATTTAATTGAAGCGAATTACTCGTTAAAACGTGTTCTAGGACAGTTAGCGAAATTAGAGCCCTTGTGTTCCCCAGGCAAATGTTACACCTATCAAAATGCATTATTTGGCGTACTTGAAGATTATTACATCAACCATAAAAGTAGTTATGGTAAAGAATTAAGCGAGACCATTTTTAAACCATTAAAAATGCCGCACGCCAGTACAGGAAGACAAGGTTTACAAAGCTCGCCCAAATGGGCAAAACCCCATGTGGCAATCACCCGCTCGAAATGGCGAGAAACCAAAGTTCAAGATGATTATTATCGTTATGGTCCAGCAGCGGGAGTAAACGCCAGTATTGAAGACATGGCGATTTGGGTGCGCGCAATGTTAGGAGAATATCCAGAGGTTATTCCCCCAGAAATAGTTGATACGGTCACCTCAGAAAAAATCAAAACAACACGAGAGTTACGCAGACGAGATTGGCGACGATTCTTGAAAGATGCCCATTATGGCTTAGGTTGGCGGATTTACGACTTTAAAGGCCACAAATTAAATTATCATGGTGGTTGGGTGAAGGGCTATCGCGCAGATGTGTCTTTCGCACCAGATCAAAAAGTAGGTTACGCGATGCTGATGAATGCCGAATCAAATCTTATCAATAGTTTTACTGCAAAATTCTGGCAGGCTTATTTTGAATCTTATGAAGAAACTCAAAAACGGCAATTGGCAAAGCAAACTGGGGGTTAA
- the speA gene encoding biosynthetic arginine decarboxylase, with product MSKPDNWTIEDAEKLYGVKRWSSGYFEIGPNGNLHVTPDVTNAEMRIDFKDVIEEIKEEGIQFPVVLRFHDILRSQVALLNETFIKTIKDFGYRGEYRGVYPVKVNQMREVVEEIVDAGNKYAYGLEAGSKAELLTVLAYNTNQDSLTILNGYKDEEFMRLSLMARKLGRKIIVVIEKYSELLLLVKLAKELDIEPIIGLRSKMTVKGQGKWEGSGGDRAKFGLTNTEIIQAARYLEAQGMGQCFKLLHFHIGSQLTDIRAVKDAISEGAMIYSELHHMGFQLDYVDVGGGLGIDYDGSKSTNDSSRNYTIAEYVADVVFGMKEVCDLEQVPHPTLVTESGRAITAHHSCVVAEIVGEIRSNSAEMETDFEEHEHILVTNMRDQIRLLATQDNLQEIFNDASQYKEQAVSAFKLRVISFEELAKIETLYWQIMVNLQERLQNADFIPEEMQELDYNLSSQYLCNFSVFQSAADTWAIDQVLPIVPLSRMNERPNVNCSLVDITCDSDGKIDQFVLGKGISDVLPMHKLNKNEDYYLGMFLTGAYQDVMGDMHNLFGRLNEVHIFSHDDDPLDFYIEEVVTGSSVDNVLSIMQYNPSFMAQSVKKLIDAKIAEGEIKPREGVKWTDFYENCLKGYTYLKTS from the coding sequence ATGAGCAAACCCGATAACTGGACAATTGAAGACGCAGAGAAGTTGTACGGCGTTAAGCGCTGGAGTAGCGGCTATTTTGAGATTGGTCCTAACGGAAATTTGCATGTTACCCCTGATGTAACGAATGCTGAAATGCGCATCGATTTCAAAGATGTTATTGAAGAGATCAAAGAAGAAGGAATTCAGTTTCCTGTTGTTCTTAGATTTCACGACATTCTGCGGTCACAAGTTGCGTTGTTAAATGAAACTTTCATCAAAACCATCAAAGATTTTGGTTATCGCGGAGAGTATCGCGGTGTTTATCCTGTGAAAGTTAACCAAATGCGCGAAGTAGTGGAAGAGATTGTCGATGCGGGCAATAAATATGCTTACGGCTTAGAAGCAGGTTCTAAAGCTGAACTACTGACGGTTTTAGCCTACAACACCAACCAAGACTCACTAACCATTTTAAATGGTTATAAAGATGAGGAGTTTATGCGCTTGTCATTAATGGCGCGTAAACTTGGACGCAAAATAATTGTCGTCATTGAAAAGTATTCTGAGCTTTTGTTGCTAGTCAAACTGGCCAAAGAATTAGACATTGAGCCGATTATTGGCCTGCGCTCGAAAATGACCGTGAAAGGTCAAGGCAAGTGGGAAGGTTCTGGTGGTGATCGGGCTAAATTTGGCCTCACCAATACCGAGATTATTCAAGCGGCTCGTTATCTTGAAGCTCAAGGCATGGGGCAGTGTTTTAAACTACTGCATTTCCATATTGGTAGTCAGTTGACGGATATTCGCGCCGTTAAAGACGCCATCAGCGAAGGTGCGATGATCTACTCCGAATTGCACCATATGGGCTTTCAGCTCGATTATGTTGATGTTGGTGGTGGACTTGGTATTGATTACGACGGCAGTAAATCTACCAATGATTCATCTCGCAACTACACCATTGCTGAATATGTAGCAGACGTTGTGTTTGGTATGAAGGAAGTTTGTGATCTTGAACAAGTGCCTCACCCAACTTTAGTAACCGAGAGTGGCAGAGCTATCACCGCTCATCACAGTTGTGTTGTGGCAGAAATTGTTGGTGAAATTCGCTCAAACAGTGCGGAAATGGAAACGGATTTCGAAGAGCACGAGCATATTTTAGTTACCAATATGCGCGACCAAATTCGTTTATTAGCAACCCAAGATAACTTGCAAGAAATTTTCAACGATGCTTCTCAATACAAAGAGCAAGCGGTATCTGCGTTTAAACTGAGAGTTATTAGCTTTGAAGAGTTAGCGAAAATCGAAACCCTTTATTGGCAAATTATGGTTAATTTGCAAGAGCGTTTGCAAAATGCTGATTTTATTCCTGAAGAGATGCAAGAGCTTGATTACAACTTATCATCGCAATATTTGTGTAACTTCTCGGTATTCCAATCAGCTGCTGATACATGGGCGATTGATCAAGTATTACCGATTGTGCCGCTTTCTAGAATGAATGAGCGACCAAATGTAAACTGTTCGCTGGTGGATATAACCTGTGACAGTGACGGTAAAATTGACCAATTTGTATTGGGTAAAGGTATTTCAGATGTATTGCCTATGCACAAACTGAACAAAAACGAAGACTACTATTTAGGTATGTTCCTCACCGGAGCGTACCAAGATGTAATGGGTGACATGCACAATTTGTTTGGTCGTTTGAATGAAGTGCATATCTTCAGTCATGATGATGACCCTCTCGATTTTTATATCGAAGAAGTTGTCACCGGATCGTCTGTAGATAATGTGTTGTCTATCATGCAATACAACCCAAGCTTTATGGCGCAATCCGTTAAAAAATTGATTGATGCTAAAATTGCTGAAGGTGAAATTAAGCCTAGAGAAGGTGTTAAGTGGACGGATTTTTACGAAAATTGTTTGAAAGGGTATACCTACCTAAAAACCTCGTAA